The DNA window TTTCATTTACAGGCTCCTCATCCATATTACAAACCCAGTAACAATCTAGTGGCTTGGAATGACCCCATTTGTCAATCTTTGCACACCGGTGGTGACCAAAGATGTGAAAACCCAGGGCAGTGTGACTATGAGGTTGAGTATGCTGATGGTGGATCATCCCTTGGCGTCCTTGTCAAGGATGCCTTTAATCTCAACTTTACAAGTGAAAAGCACCAGAGTCCTCTTCTGGCCCTTGGgttgttttctttgctttctttctttattaaaacTTTACGAGGCTCGATGCATTTTTCATTTGGTCGGCAGGCATGCATAATCTAAATCATTTGCTCTCTCCGTTCGTTTTCTCCTCAAACAGGTGTGGATATGATCAGCTTCCTGGTGGGACTTATCATCCCATAGACGGAGTGCTTGGTCTTGGCCGGGGAAAACCTAGCATTGTATCACAGCTTAGTAGTCTGGGTTTACTGAGAAATGTGATTGGACACTGTTTGAGTGGGCGCGGTGGAGGATTCCTCTTCTTCGGGGATGATCTTTATGATTCATCTAGTGTAGCTTGGACACCAATGTCACCCAATGCGTAATTAGGCCTCATGAACTTCCCTTCATCTTTTCAAAGTTTAGCTTTTATAGTTCATATCTTCATATTCTTATGGTAAATCATCATTGTGCATGGCAGGAAACACTATTCACCTGGATTCGCTGAATTGACTTTTGATGGGAAAACTACTGGGTTCATAAACCTGATCGTAGCTTTTGACAGTGGGGCCTCTTATACTTACCTTAATTCTCAGGCGTATCAAGGTCTAATTTCTCTGGTAAGTGGAAAAAATTCTCATAAAATAAGCCAAACATGGAGTAACAGTAAGAACTAAGAGCCTGACATTTGCATTGGTGCAACTTGAGCAGAGTATGTCATCATCACCTTAATTTTGCACTACATTTCTCAAAACCTGAAATCATTGCTCACTGAATTAGAAATTATTTACATCTACGAGAAAAAGATTCCTTAATTTTGCAATATATTTGTTTCCTTAATTTGCAGTTTAATTTCCCACTCAAACATTATCTTAATTGTCTAGATGATAGACGGATATCAGTTGTCGCATGCTTCAGATGCTTGAAACTGAGTTTTCACTCAATTTGGCTTGAAGCTCAGATTACTTCCCAATGAAACCATCCTTTAAAGCTGAATTTCATGCATTCATGCCATGTTTCTTTCAGATAAAGAGAGAATTATCCACGAAGCCTTTGAGAGAAGCACTGGATGATCAGACGCTTCCGATTTGCTGGAAAGGACGGAAACCTTTCAAAAGCGTACATGATGTCAACAAATACTTCAAGACCTTTGCATTGAGCTTTGCGAATGACGGAAAATCTAAAACTCAGCTTGAATTCCCACCAGAAGcttatcttatagtatcagtaAGCCCACCCTTGAACAGTTTTTCcaccttttgttttcaagttcaatCTCTGATGCAGTCATAATGAGCCTTTGTGTTTCAATGAATGCTGGCAAAATCTTTTCCAGTCTAAGGGAAACGCCTGCTTGGGAGTTCTAAATGGTACAGAAGTAGGTCTGAATGATCTGAATGTCATTGGAGGTAATGTTTTCTGTATAATTCGGAGCATAGCTTTGAAATATTGAGAAAATCATCCTACCACCTGGCTTAAAATTCCTGacaatttcctttcttttggcTTTATTAGACATATCAATGCAAGACAGAGTGGTGATTTATGACAATGAGAAGCAACTGATTGGATGGGCACCTCGAAATTGCGACAGGATTCCTAAATCCAGAAGCATTATCATTTGATGACAGGTGTTCTaaacgttaaaaaaaaacttgtcctGTACAGAAAGCTGCTAAGCTGTAACATTGTATTCTTCCACCATTACAGCAGATTCCTTGTAAAGTAATACTATGTATATGTGGTCTGGTGAATCAGACCCCACAATTATACTTGATGggttatgaaaatttaataaaataattagccATACAAATTATTTTCATCTCCCTTGTATCTTTTAATTCTGAATTGTGGAAATTCTTATCTGATAAtacaataataacataaaataaaaatacgttGATGCTCGATTAGCATCCCAACCGAATATCCAAGTGTGAAGCTCGGTTGGGTCACAGTCCcctcactattttttttttcagatatttttttagatatttccaagatatttttcaaactatatattatttgatttttaaaaataaaaaaaaatccatatgaTTATTCATCCAAAAACACTATACTTGATAAGGagaacatattaatttttttctgtataaaaatattatttttatcttcttgaaTTCATACCTatttataacttgaaaaaaaaactcaaatactaatttaaaattcGACTCGAAGTATCTCTTGTTCTAAGAGAAttataaatactaatttaaaaattgaaacatCTCTTGTTTTAAgagaattataaatattaatttaagaatCGGAGTATAGCTTGTTGCAGGAGAATTACAAGTACAACTTAGACTCATAACTCCTCAACCAGagaaaattctatatttttctataaagtcTTTCCAGATCTTCATCGTTATCCTTTCTGCACCCACCATCTACTGGTTTGTGTTGAAAATAACAAGATAGTATTTCTTTTGGGTTAAAATTGACAAAACTGTCAACATGGACAGTTAAGATTATGGATGCACCAACCCCACAAACCAGTTTGCAGGGAGGCAAGATCAACGATGGTTGTTCTTCTTTGGCCACAGTTTTCAAACCTTGCAAGTTACACAAAAATCGTATGAATTACATTATCCAAGTGAAATAAACGTTGAATTTTCCGTCAAGCTACATGAAAGcttatttttttggcttattcTCCATGTTCATCCCCCCTAAACCCATCACCATCACATCACAGTAACTTgcattctctttttttcttattatccttttctttgttttttaagcaGGACAAGAGATTAAAACAGCTGGACTAAAAACAACTACAGGTCACTTGTAATATTCTTGACTTGGTTCAATTTCACTAATTTGCGAATAATGAAAATAACTCTCGTACAGTCCTACAAGAATTTCCGATATGAATCATTACACTTGCATGTTAGAAGAAAGATGATAATTATTGTTAGATTAAAAACAACCATAGGCACTAAAGACTTTCTTGAATGtcactaatttttaattaatgagaaacaaattcGTGTCCAATCCTTACAAGAATGGTTACAATTACATATTAACATGAGAAATGCTGATTAATCCAACCATGTTCTGTCACCCTTGATCAATCACCAGCTTCTTATAATACATCCCAGTCCACCCTATACCTTCTCCTCCTTCCCATGTCAGATTTGGACACTGGCACTGGCAATAATCATCAATAGGTAAAAGGGGTTTGAATCCATACCGCGATCGATTGAAAATCTCAAGTTAACACTCTTCCCTGTAATCTGGCTCTTGAAAGTGGCTGTGTAGCCCTGGGTTTCGTCcatgatatatatgtatatataaaaaaatattttctgacACTGATCAATCCCCCAAGATTTCCCACAACTGTTAAACTACATCTGCAGACTCCAGACAAAGATTGTCCTGGGCCACATGCAAGAATACAACAATGTTCTATACTATTTCTACCTATGAAACTAAAATGCAATGGCCACTGGGCACACATCAAGAACcctattcttttttcttctttcttttctgtgaGTAAAATCAAAATGGCTTCTGTAAATACATGAACATGTCCTGCAAAGGTGAGAGCTGGTCCAATTGGAACTGATCTTGTGAAGCAAAAGGGTAATCTTGGAAGCCATCATCAATGTAATTGAAGTTGAAATCGAAGGCATTATCTAGCTGATCATTCCATTTTGGCTGACTCTGAACCTCCTTCTCGCATGTGACCTCAGGTGACAGCACGTGCTCTGAACTACTTGAGTCTGTATTCAACCTTGGAATTGAATCAGATGTGTCCATATATAAGAAGTCATTGCTATTACTCATCATCATTGTCGGTGCTGCAATTTGTGACATTCCATTATGGTAGCCAGACATTTCACTGATGTTGGGCTTCTGCTCTTCCATCTCTGGATACTTTGCTATTGATTTTCTTTCAGCAGGAAAATGCTTCTCTACGCTTCCTTTCTTGTTGTATATTCTACATAATACCCAATCATCAAGCTGCAATAACACATGAGAAAAGATCCATGTCAGTTacactaaattataattaaaaagacaCTACTGACATCACCACTCCACATTCATGATTGTCCAATCTTAATTGTCCGAGCATGTTAAACGATAGTTCCTGGGGCATTGCATCAGAAGAAAACTTTGACCCCAGAAGATAAACGTAGGGATTATTACAAGAATTATAGAGCGAATAATGGAAAAAAGGAAGTACCCTGAGGTTATTTTTCTTGCCGGCAGTCCTGTCAACATTAG is part of the Populus trichocarpa isolate Nisqually-1 chromosome 7, P.trichocarpa_v4.1, whole genome shotgun sequence genome and encodes:
- the LOC18100932 gene encoding aspartic proteinase Asp1 isoform X5, which gives rise to MGNEKVGFWVVGVLVLVLILGSSAASDDRQQRWRKAMMSGETMGSSMLMNRVPSSIVLPLHGNVYPTGFYNVTLNIGQPSKPYFLDVDTGSDLTWLQCDVPRAQCTEAPHPYYKPSNNLVAWNDPICQSLHTGGDQRCENPGQCDYEVEYADGGSSLGVLVKDAFNLNFTSEKHQSPLLALGCGYDQLPGGTYHPIDGVLGLGRGKPSIVSQLSSLGLLRNVIGHCLSGRGGGFLFFGDDLYDSSSVAWTPMSPNAKHYSPGFAELTFDGKTTGFINLIVAFDSGASYTYLNSQAYQGLISLIKRELSTKPLREALDDQTLPICWKGRKPFKSVHDVNKYFKTFALSFANDGKSKTQLEFPPEAYLIVSSKGNACLGVLNGTEVGLNDLNVIGDISMQDRVVIYDNEKQLIGWAPRNCDRIPKSRSIII
- the LOC18100932 gene encoding aspartic proteinase Asp1 isoform X2 encodes the protein MGKEKVGLWVVGVLVLVLILGLSAASDDRQQRWRKAMMSGETMGSSMLMNRVPSSIVLPLHGNVYPTGFYNVTLNIGQPSKPYFLDVDTGSDLTWLQCDVPRAQCTEAPHPYYKPSNNLVAWNDPICQSLHTGGDQRCENPGQCDYEVEYADGGSSLGVLVKDAFNLNFTSEKHQSPLLALGCGYDQLPGGTYHPIDGVLGLGRGKPSIVSQLSSLGLLRNVIGHCLSGRGGGFLFFGDDLYDSSSVAWTPMSPNAKHYSPGFAELTFDGKTTGFINLIVAFDSGASYTYLNSQAYQGLISLIKRELSTKPLREALDDQTLPICWKGRKPFKSVHDVNKYFKTFALSFANDGKSKTQLEFPPEAYLIVSSKGNACLGVLNGTEVGLNDLNVIGDISMQDRVVIYDNEKQLIGWAPRNCDRIPKSRSIII
- the LOC7466772 gene encoding NAC domain-containing protein 2; translation: MKGNRSADQLELPAGFRFHPTDDELVNHYLLKKCGGQSISAPIIAEIDLYKYDPWQLPEMALYGEKEWYFFSPRDRKYPNGSRPNRAAGTGYWKATGADKPIGRPKPLGIKKALVFYAGKAPKGIKTNWIMHEYRLANVDRTAGKKNNLRLDDWVLCRIYNKKGSVEKHFPAERKSIAKYPEMEEQKPNISEMSGYHNGMSQIAAPTMMMSNSNDFLYMDTSDSIPRLNTDSSSSEHVLSPEVTCEKEVQSQPKWNDQLDNAFDFNFNYIDDGFQDYPFASQDQFQLDQLSPLQDMFMYLQKPF